A region of the Streptococcus suis genome:
AATCTTTGGTCAGGAAAATTTTCCCATCCTTTATAATCAATGCAGTGGCACGGACACCGAAAATCTGGTTGTCAACTTTGGTTCTAAAATCCATTTATCCTTCTCTTTTCTAAAATTTCGTCCAGATATGGAACTAAGTTTTTCTTATTTTTATCGCTAGGGGCTAACCATAGAAAATCTGTATGTTCTTCTGGGTCAAGAAGAATGGTTTTTATCTGTTCTGTAAGTGTTCCTTCATAGACCAGCCTTGTAAACACCGTCTGTTTTTCTTCATCAAACTGACTATCTTCATGGATAATGATCAGATTTTCCTTTTCTATCGAAATACCTGTTTCTTCAAAACACTCTCTCACTGCAGCATCACGGGGTAACTCATTCTCCTCGACACGACCGCCTGGAATGTCCCAATATCGAGGAAAAACATTGGGTTTGCCACGCTTAATCTGCGAACGTTGAATAATCAAGTGGCTGTCTGCAACAGTGAGCAAGACATGGGCAATCAATTTAACAGGCATGGTTTCCTCCGCTACTTTAGTTGTCTTTGTTCATAAAATGCTTTAGTTGTCCGTCCCATTTGGCTAGCTCGGTCTTAAGAAAGGCTGGATTGAGATCCAGTTTCTCTAAGTTCGCAAAAGTAACCCATTCACACTGGCGAACAGAATTCCCTTCTTCCAGATTGGTAGCTGGATTAGACAGTGGGGTAACTATATAGAGAAATTCAATCTGATGATAGGATTTCTCCTGTAAGGTGAACTGATTTTCGACGATAAAAGCCAGTGGTCCAACCTCCACATCAATTCCGATTTCTTCTTTCATTTCTCGTTGCACAGCCTCTTCGGTTGTTTCGCCAAGCTGAATAGCTCCACCCAAAGTGTAGTATAGCCCTTCAGGCGACTTAACAAGATATAACTTCTCATCTTGTACCACCAAGCCCGTTGCACGAACACCGAAGATTTGATTGTCGTGTCTCGTTCTGAAATCCATCTTCTCTCCCCTATAGCAAAAAACAGCCAAAACTCTCGAAAACTGCAGGACAAAAAAGCCTACAATTCCCATGAGCTTTGACCATCATGATAATTGTTACTCTTATTCTATCAAAAGATTTGTAGAATTTCAAATCTGGTGTTACGTTAACGTTTCAATGTATTCTAAGCCCCAAGCCTCAACAGCATCCAGCACCGAACGAAATTTTTCGCCCATTTCAGTCAAGCTATACTCTACACGAGGGGGGACTTCTGCATAGACCGTGCGACTAATAATGCGATCCTCCTCCAATTGTCTAAGGTGCCTTGTTAACATGGTTTGAGTAATACCTGGAATCAGTCGCTGTAATTCATTGAAGCGTTTCGTTCCTGTACTGAGTTGGTAGATAATCACCAATCCCCACTTACCAGTCAAGACTTTTTGTGTTGTTGCAAAAGGGCAAATACCATATTCACTAACTTTTTTCAAAAAAATTCTCCTTTATTTATCACAATAGTATCACTTTTGATACTAACGAATGCAAAAGTACCTACTTGCATAATGGAATGCTTCAGCTATAATTGTACTATATCAAAAAAATTGGAGGACATCAAATGTCAACAAACTTGGAAATTTTTAATGCCTATAACAATGCTCTCATCGCTGGTGATTTTGCAGCTCTTTTTGAAACAATGGCTAATGACATTATCTGGCATCAACCCGGAAATCATTCAACATCTGGTGCTAAAATTGGTAAGGAAGTACTCGGAGCACATCTAGCAACTTTCGCCGAAAAAACAAATGGAACTTTCAAAGTAGTGACAAACTGGGTATCCGATAATGATACTCTTGTTGCCGCTAACGTAACATTCCTCGGTACTCGAACAGATGGTGAAGAACTAAACATGAATGGCATCGATCTTTTCCGTATGGAAGATGGCAAAATCAAGGAAGTTTGGCTCTTCTCAGCCGACCAAAAAGCCGAAGATACTTTCTGGGGATAAGATAAAAAGCTCAGCACGAGAGTGCTAAGCTTTTATTTTTGATTAAATATACTGACAAGCCTCTCCATCTTTATAGGCCATGTCGATCATGCCACCACCCAGACATTCTTGTCCATCGTAGAAAACAACGGCTTGTCCTGGCGTGATGGCTCGCTGTGGCTCTGCAAAGATAACTTCTGCCTTATCACCTTTCACCTTGACAGTCACTTGACTGTCTGGTTGACGGTAGCGGAACTTAGCTGTGCATTCTAGCGTGAATTCTTCAGGCATATCACGTGTAAAGTGTACTTGACTAGCCTGTAAAGAAGTTGACATCAAGGACTCATGGTAGAATCCTTGTCCGACATAGAGGATATTTTGAGACAGGTTTTTTCCGACAACAAACCAAGGCTCATTATCCCCACCGATTTGTCCTCCGATACCAAGCCCGCCCCGCTGACCAATCGTATAGTACATAAGACCAGTATGCTCTCCCATGTCACGACCGTCAACGGTCATCATCCGACCGGGCTGGGCTGGCAAATACTGCCCTAGAAATTCTTTGAAATTCTTCTCACCAATAAAGCAAATTCCTGTCGAGTCCTTCTTTTTAGCGGTCGCCAAGCCTGCTCGCTCTGCTATTTCCCTAACCTGTGGCTTTTGTAAATGGCCGAGCGGAAACATGGTTTTCTGCAACTGTTCCTGTGATAGCTGGCTGAGGAAATAGGTCTGGTCCTTGCCATTGTCTGCCCCACGTAGCATATGGACAGTGCCGTCCTCGTCGCGTGATACCTGAGCGTAGTGACCTGTCGCCACATAGTCCGCACCCAAGTTCATAGCGTAATCCAAGAAAGCCTTGAACTTGATTTCCTTATTACACATGACATCTGGATTGGGTGTGCGTCCTGCCCGATACTCTGCTAGGAAGTACTCAAATACGCGGTCCCAGTACTCTTTTTCAAAGTTGACAGAGTAGTAAGGAATGCCGATTTGGTCTGCCACTGCAGCCACATCCTTGTAATCTTCTGTTGCTGTACAGAAGCCATTTTCATCCGTGTCGTCCCAGTTTTTCATGAAGATGCCGATCACATCGTAGCCCTGCTCCTTGAGCAAGAGAGCCGTAACCGATGAATCTACACCGCCACTCATACCGACAACAACACGGGTTTTCGAATTGTCGATTGACATAATCTTCTCCCATCTTTTCGTAGAAATAACGATTTGAAGGTCGTATTCCAAAATTTTTTCAAAAAACGATTTGAAGGTCGATTTTGAACAACTTGTATTATACCACACATAAGGGAGAAGAAACAGGAATTTGGTATTGAAAACCCATTCATCTAGGCATATTCCCTAACTAGAAAATTTGGTATAATAAGGATAAGAAAAAAATACGAGGCAAATTATGAGCAACTTAAAATTTCAGTCTGTCTTTGATATTATCGGGCCTGTTATGATTGGTCCATCTTCTAGTCACACAGCTGGGGCGGTCCGCATTGGGAAAATTGTGTCTTCCATCTTTGGTGATGAACCAACCGAGGTCGAATTTCAACTTTACAACTCCTTTGCCAAGACCTATCGTGGTCACGGTACGGATGTAGCCTTAGTTGCAGGTATTCTGGGCATGGATACGGATGACCCCCGCATTCCTAACTCTCTTGATATTGCAAGAGAACGAGGCATTAAGGTTTACTGGCGTGTCAACAAGGACAGCAATACCCCACATCCCAATACCACCAGAATCATCATAAAAAACGATAAAAAATCCATCTCAGCCACAGGCGTTTCCATCGGCGGGGGAAACATTCAAGTAACAGAGCTCAACGGCTTCTCTGTCAATCTCAATATGAATACGCCGACTATTATCATCGTTCATCAGGATGTTCCAGGTATGATTGCCAAGGTGACCGATGTTCTTTCTAAGTATGACATCAATATCGCCCAAATGAACGTGACACGTGAACAAGCTGGCGAAAAAGCCATTATGATTATCGAAGTGGATGCTCGCCAGTGTGAAAATTCTATTGCAGAAATTGAAAAAATTCCCCACTTGCACAATGTTACCTTCTTCAACTAGAAAGAGAAAGACATGTTTTATACTATCGAAGAATTAGTTCAGCAAGCAGACAACTTTTCTGGTAATGTAGCTGAACTCATGATCGCTACTGAAATTGAATTGACCGGTCGTAGTCGCGAAGAAATATTGACAATTATGTCAAGAAACTTGACAGTTATGAAAGCCTCCATCGTGGATGGACTAACTGAAAGCAAATCCGTATCTGGTTTAACAGGAGGCGATGCTGCCAAGTTAGATGCCTATATGAAATCTGGTAAAACCCTGTCAGATTCCGCTGTCCTATCCGCCGCAAGAAATGCAATGGCTGTCAACGAATTGAATGCCAAAATGGGCTTAGTCTGTGCCACTCCCACTGCTGGATCTGCTGGCTGTCTACCAGCTGTGCTAGGAGTTGCTATTGAAAAGCTCAATTTGACAGAAGAACAGCAACTTGACTTCCTATTTACAGCTGGGGCCTTTGGTCTGGTCATTGCCAACAACGCCTCCATCTCAGGTGCAGAAGGAGGCTGTCAGGCAGAAGTCGGATCTGCCTCTGCTATGTCTGCCGCAGCCCTGACACTGGCAGCAGGTGGAACTCCCTACCAAGCCAGCCAAGCCATCTGCTTTGTCATAAAAAATATGCTGGGTCTGATTTGCGATCCCGTCGCTGGTCTGGTAGAAGTCCCTTGTGTCAAACGTAATGCAATGGGAGCAAGCTATGCCATGGTAGCTGCTGATATGGCACTGGCAGGAATTGAATCAAAAATTCCTGTAGATGAGGTTATCAATGCCATGTACCAAGTTGGCTCTACCCTACCAACTGCCTTCCGTGAAACTGCCGAAGGTGGCCTTGCAGCTACACCGACGGGTCGTCGCCTGGCTCAAGAAATTTTTGGGGAGGATTGACAATAATGTAAACCAAAAAGGACCCTAACGGTCCCTTTTCTTATTGTTTGGTGAAAGTGAGTTTATCTAGAGTTGTATCATTGGCATCAATTTCTGTCAAAGTAAGAGTTGGACCATTCAGGGAATATGTATCTGCTTCACCGTCAATATAGGCAAGTTTTTTATCTAAGTCAAAAATCACTTGTTCTATATCCTGGTCCCCATCATTGTCAACTTCTGTCAATGTAGCTTGATTTCCTTTTACAGTCAATGTGTAGGCATCATTGCCAGATGTAGCTGTATAAGTGCCATCTAATTCAGAAGTGTCAACTAACTTTACACCGTAACTTGTTGCTAGTTGACTAGCAGAAGTTGTATTTACTGATGAGGCTGATGATGCATTAGCTTGTGCTATTTCCTGTTGATTGTCATCATCATCTGCAATTCCAACTTGTCGCTCAATTTGATCTCCTAATGCCTCTAGTTTATTTTCATACACCTCTGCAGCGACAAAGCCAATCGTAGTAAGTGCCAAGGCACCAACTGACAATAAGATAATCGATTTCTTACTCATGCCTGTAACCTTCTGTTTGACTGATTCCCAGACACCTGTTTTCTTATTTTCTGCCACTTCAATAATTTCTTGTTGTTGATTGTTATTTTCCATTTTGTCCTCTTTTTAACTTGTTTTCTTCAGCTCTTGCTGATAAGTCTATTATAGAGGATAGTTTTTAACACTTTAGATAAACTTTCTAAACAAATTCTAAACACTTATAAATTAATCATTAAGACGATAGCCTGCTCCCCAGACAGTCTCAATCAAATCGGCTCCCAATTTATCTCGGAGCCGATTGACATGAACAGCAACTGTCGCACTATCTCCAACATAGTCATATCCCCAAATGGTTTCAAACAAGTGATCTTTAGAGAATACTCGGTTAGGGTGTTTTGCTAAATAAACCAGCAATTCAAATTCACGATTGGGCAATTTGATTTCCTGACCATCCAAAGTCACCTTCCAATTATCCAAGAAAATAGTCATATTCCCAACTGTTAATTCATTCTGATCATTATCCTTTTGAAAACGCTGGTAGCGAGCCAAATGAGCCTTTACACGCGCCACCAACTCCATAGGATCAAAAGGTTTGCTGATGTAATCATCCGCTCCCAAGCCTAGTCCTCTCACCACGTCCATGGTTTCTTGCTTGGATGTAACCATCAAAATAGGAAAGTCCACCTTATCCCGTAAATCACGACAAAGATCGTAGCCAGTTTTATTTGGGAGCATGACATCCAGCATTAAAAGAGCATAATCCTCTTTTTTGAGTTGGTCCTCTACAAGACCACCGTCATGTACCAAATCTACTTGGTAGCCCTGCATTTCCAGATAATCTCGCTCCAAATAAGCAATCTCTACATCGTCTTCTGCGATTAAAATCCGTGTCATTTCATATCCTTTCTAGGTAATCTGAAGATAAATCGAAGTCCTGGAGTTGCCTCAACAGACACTCGACCTCCTAAGCGTTCGATAATATTTTTTACAATGGCTAGACCTAGACCATGGCCTTCTACTTGCTGTCTGGTATCGTCTGCCCTGTAAAATTCTTCAAAAATCAAGTCAAATCTATTCTTTTCTACACCATTTCCGTTATCTGTAAAAGTCCAAACAACTTCTTGCTCCTGCATTTGTCCAGTAATACTGATTATCAAGGGCTTTACAGCGGCATATTTTCGTGCATTGTCCACCAGATTATCTAGAATTCTACGAAATTGAATTGGGTCAATCTCAACTGGTAATCCATCCGATACTTCCAAACTAAACCGAATGTCCTCATCTACTAATTCCTCAGTTTTCTCGCTTACATAGGACTGTAAAAAGATAGCCAAATCAAGCTTGACTTTATCAAACGGCATTTTATCTGTTTGTAATTGTGAAAAGGCAAATAATTTTTCCAGTAATTTCTCCATCACCTGAGATTTTTGATAGATAACAGTCAAATACTGATTACGTTTTTCATCCGTATTGGCAATACCATCCAAAATTCCCTTGGCATAACCTTTGATAGAAGTCAAGGGAGTCCGCAAATCATGCGAAATATCTGCGACCATCTGGGTTCGATTTTGTTCATACAGTCGATTTTTCTCACGGGCATCTAACAAAGAAGTCTGCATTTGATTGAACCCTTGGGTCAATTCTTCAAATTCCTTATCACCTTGATAGGTCAGAGGTACTGTATAATCTCCCTGCTGGATACGTTCTACACCGCTGTGCAATTCCTCCAGAGGACGCATGATAACCCCTAGGAGACGGCGAGTAAAGAAGAAGTTAAGCACCACTACGACCACGATACCTATTCCACCAACTAACAAAAGCTGTATCAGGAAGGCTTGAAATTCTTGGCTTTCTTGCTGGTCTTCCAAATCTTCTAACAAGGCATATAAATAATAAACTTGCCCATCCGTGGCGAGTTTACGGCTAATCACAATTTCTCCATCTACATAGGAGGTGTGAGTAGTTGATGATACTGTCACTCCCAATATCTCATCCGCATCATCTTTCAGATTTGAAAAGACAGCCTCACCATTACTTTCTACATAGAGTCGTGCATCATTCGATGCTAACTCATCTGCCAATACTGCAAAATCTGATCCCGAAAACTTTTCCAAACTCTGTTGACTACTTGCTGTCTTCTGGCTAGTGGACTGCCATGTTTCTTGGTTACGATAAATGCTATTAACCACATAAACACTTACCCCCAGCATAGCAACCAAGGAAAAAATAAGCATAATCATATTTAATCGAAAAATTCGTTTTTGTAATTTCATAGTTCTTCTTTTCTAGTCAATTTTTTCACAATTATAAACAAAACAACCCTATCTGTAAAGCTAGACAACTTTCAACAATAGAAAAAAGTCTAGCATCGTGCTCAATGTCATTAAGTTAACTAACCTATCACGTTTTGTGGTGGGTTAGTTTTTATGTTACACTAAAAATAAAAAGGGAAAAGTCATGCTAGATCAGATTAAAGCTCATTTACTTGATAGTATTAACGACATCGTTTCTAGTGCCAATCAGTTTGTGCTTCATCCTGAAAAAGATTTTAGTCGGCAAAGTCAGCTAACTATGAAAACCATGATTCAAGCCATACTGACCATGGGTGGTAATACCTTAGCCAAAGAGCTACTTGATTTAGATTTGCCTGTCTCTCAATCTGCCTTTGTTCAACGACGGTATCAGATTAAACACCAAGCTTTTAAAACACTTTTTAGGGATATTACTTCTAAAATTCCAATCTCTGATAATCTCCCTATCCTGGCTGTTGATGGCAGTGATGTGATTCTACCAAGAAATCGTTTTGATAAAACGACCTCTTTTCAAACTGGACCACACCACACTCCTTACAATCTTATTCATATCAATGCTCTTTACAATCTTGAACAAGAGATATATCATGATTTACGGATCCAAGATAATCGAGAGGTTGATGAACGTGCGGCTTTTATTGACATGATGAAGAACTCTTCTTTCAAACAAGCTCTGGTAATAATGGATAGGGGGTATGAATCCTACAATGTCATGGCTCACTGCCAAGAAAGAAATTGGTCCTATATTATTCGTATTCGTGACGGGAATCATTCTATGAAATCAGGATTTAACCTCCCTGACACCCCTTGTTTTGATGAAAAATTTGACCTAAACATCTGTCGGAAACAGACCAATGAGATGAAGCAACAGTATCAAAATTTTCCTAATCACTATCGCTGTTTACCTAATCACACATCCTTTGACTTTCTACCAAGCTCTAGCCGAAAAAGCGACCCAGTTCAGTTTTACGAACTTCATTTTCGAATGGTGCGTCTCGAAATCAAGCCAGGTTTCTTTGAAACTTTGGTGACAAACACCGATTATTCTCCAGAAAAATTAAAAGATCTCTATGCCTACAGATGGGGCATAGAGACCAGTTTTCGTGACCTAAAATACAGTATCGGTCTGACTCATTTTCATGCAAAAAAGAAGGAAGGGATTCTCCAAGAAATCTACGCTCGCTTTATCAATTTTAATGTTTGTAAATGGCTAACCTCACACGTTGCTATTAAAACATCAAAGTTAAAACAGGCTTATAAAATTTGTTTTTCAGACGCTGTTTATGCCTGTCGAAAATTTCTTAGAAACAAACTCACTTCCTTCCAATTAGAAACCTACATTGCCAAACATTTATCCATCATCCGACCCAATCGAACGTTCCAAAGAAAGATAAAAAGCAAGGCACCTGTAAGCTTCACTTATAGAGTAACATAATAGTTGAAAAATTGGGTTAAAAAACATCCTTTTTGTGCGCCCTAAATACAAAAACTATTCCCGTTTGGTCATCAATTGCTCGGACGGGAATAGTTCCTTTAATTGTTTAAATGCTTAACTTAATGACATTGAGCATCGTGCTAGACCTCTTCTAATTTATCTTAGTACCAACCATTTGCCAACCAGAAAGCCTTGGCTGCAGACCATGAACCATAGCGACTAGCAACATAAGCATCTGCTACACGCTCTTGGTTTTCTGGTGAGTAATCACCATTCAAGTAAGTATTTGTCAACTGGTAACGACCAATGTAGATACCGTTACGGGCATCATAGCTACCGCTTGATTCCTTCATTGCAATCCATTCTTTTGCTGCTGCATCTTCAGCACTCAAGTTTGAAGAATAGGTGCTAGTTGTTGCTGTTGCAGTAGAAGTTGATGATGTTGTTGTTGATTGAGTTTGTTCAACTGAACTCTCTACTGCCTTCACTGTCACATCACCCAATTCGATAACTTGACCGACATGGATAAAATCTAAGTTGGTAATCTTATTCTGCTCTGCTAATTTTTCAACAGTAGTATTGTATGTTTCAGCAATTTCAGACAGGGTATCACCAGACTTTACAGTATAGGTTTCTGCACTGACTACACCCGCAGTCAAAAGGGAGATTCCCGCTACCAAACCAGCAATAGTTGTTTTTAAGTTTTTCTTTAATGTAATGTTCATAATAGTCACATTCCTTTCTGTCATGTGTCTATCATACCCTCTAACTATTACTTAGACTTTGTGAAATTGTTACAAATATTACAGACAAATTGAGATTAGACGATAAAAACGCTATTTCTAGCGTTTTTTACTCATTTTTTCAATATAAATAAGAGTCCAGCTAAAGCTAACATAACTAAAATTGCTAACGTATCTGCTAACTTCCATTCCAAAATCCGATACTTGGTTCTCCCATCGCCGCCCTGATACCCACGCGCCTCCATCGCCGTTGCAAGAGCGTCTGCCCTCTTAAAACTTGATGCGAATAACGGAATCAAAATAGGAATAACTGATTTTACCTTCTGAATAAGATTTCCCTCATTAAAGTCCACTCCACGAGCTCTCTGAGCATTCATAATCCGAGTGGTATCATCCATCAAGGTCGGTACAAAACGCAAGCTCATGGACAACATCAAACCAATTTCATGCACAGGAACTTTAAATTTTTTCAAAGGTGCAAGCCCCGACTCAATACCATCAGCCAAGCTAAGGGGTGTCGTCGTCAATGTCAATAGGGTTGAGAAGAAAATAATCAAAACAAAGCGAACAAAAATAATCGCCGCCTGTTGCAACCCTTCTACAGATAATTTAAAAATCCAAAATTCCCATAGAATGGTCGCTCCAGGTGTAAAGAAAACCTGGAAGAAAGTTGTAAATAGAATAATTCCTATCATCGGTTTCAAACCATTAATAAAAAATGATAAGCGAATACGAGATAAAACAACCATTCCTAAAACAAATGCTATCAACAAGGCATTGGTTACCAGGTTATTAGCCCAAAAAATCATTAAGAGAAATCCAAACATAGCTAAGAGCTTACTTCTCGGATCCAAGCGATGTAGTATAGAATTTCCCGGAATATAGCGACCTAAAATTAATTTATCCATGTGTCACCATCCCCGTAAATTCTTCAATTGTAATAGGAAGACGTTCAAATACAAAGCCTCTTCTCTCCAAATTAGCTGCAAACTTAGTAATCTTAGGCACTCCCAACTGAATACTCTCTAAAAAATCTACCTCTTGAAAAATATCGACTGGTTTACCAGAACGGACCAGCTTTCCCTTTTCCATAATGTAAACAAAATCAGCATAGTTAGCGACATCATCCATCAAATGAGTTACCAAAACGATTGTCATGCCTGATTCATGAAGCTTTTTGAAAATATCCATCAATTCCTGACGACCCGCAGGATCCAATCCAGCCGTTGGTTCATCCAAAACTAAGATACTTGGTTCCATTGCCAGAATCCCAGCAATAGCTACCCGACGCATTTGACCACCAGATAGTTCAAAAGGACTACGCTCAAACAAGCTTTCATCAATTCCAACCAAGGCCAACTTTTCACGCGCAATCGTTTCAGCCTCTTCCTGAGAAACTCCGAAATTTTGTGGACCAAAAGCAACATCTTTCAAAACTGTCTCATCAAACACTTGACTTTCAGGAAATTGGAACACCAGCCCAACTTTCTTCCTGACTTGCTTAATATCCTTATTTTCAGACGTCGCTGTAATCACAACATCATCAATGACTACTCTTCCTTCTGTTGGTACATTTAATCCATTCAAAAGTTGTAAAATCGTTGATTTGCCCGAACCCGTATGCCCAATAAGGGCCGTGTAAGAGCCATCAACAATCTCCAAATCCACACCAAAAAGCGCACGCCCCTCAAAAGGAGTGCCAGCTTGATAGGTATAGCTTACTTCTTGGAGATCAATTCCCATAAAGTTTCCTCTAATTCTTCCTCTGTAAAATAGCGGAGCGGTAAATCGAGTCCAGTTTGGCGCAAAGATGAAGCCAGTTCTGTCGTAAACGGTCTATCCAAGTCTAAATCTACCAAATCTTCTCGCATAAATAATTCATTTGGAGTGCTAATTGATTCAACCTGTCCATTTTTCATCACGATAACTCGATCACTCAATGCAACCTCATCCAAATCATGTGTTATAGAGATAACCGTCATACCATGACGCTCCTTAATTTCACGGACAATCTTAATCAAGTCGAGACGACCTTCTGGATCCAACATAGACGTAGCCTCATCCAAAATAATAATTTTTGGACGTAAGGCAACCACTCCAGCAATCGCCACCCTCTGCTTCTGACCACCAGATAAACGAGCAGGCTCACGTGTTTTGAAATCAGTCATTCCAACCAATTCCAAAGCTTCGTCAACTCGACTACGCATCTCCTCCAAAGGGATTCCCTGATTCTCTAAACCAAATGCAACATCATCTTCAACTGTAGCGCCTACAAATTGGTTATCTGGATTTTGAAAAACCATACCAATCAAGCGTCGCTTATCCCATACATTATCAATGGTTAAGGCATCACCGTCAATATAAATATCACCGGATTCAGCTTCCAACAAACCATCAATCAAACGAACTGTTGTTGATTTACCCGAACCATTATGTCCAATAATAGACAACCATTCTCCCTGTTTCACGTGAAACGAGACATCATTTAGAGTATATTGCTCATCCTCTTGGTTGTATTTATATTTTAAATTTTTTACTTCAATAATATTCATCATTTAAATGTATCTTTAAACAAGAAGGACGCACCCTTGAAATAATCATAACCTGAATATAGGGTGAAGAAAAGTGCAATATAGAGTGTTATTTGCCCCACGACGTTCCAGTGTAAGAGCAGGAAAATCACTGAAAACATCTGTGAAAATGTTTTAATTTTTCCCGGCATAGCCGCAGCTAGAACTGTTCCTCCATTT
Encoded here:
- a CDS encoding energy-coupling factor transporter transmembrane protein EcfT, coding for MDKLILGRYIPGNSILHRLDPRSKLLAMFGFLLMIFWANNLVTNALLIAFVLGMVVLSRIRLSFFINGLKPMIGIILFTTFFQVFFTPGATILWEFWIFKLSVEGLQQAAIIFVRFVLIIFFSTLLTLTTTPLSLADGIESGLAPLKKFKVPVHEIGLMLSMSLRFVPTLMDDTTRIMNAQRARGVDFNEGNLIQKVKSVIPILIPLFASSFKRADALATAMEARGYQGGDGRTKYRILEWKLADTLAILVMLALAGLLFILKK
- a CDS encoding energy-coupling factor transporter ATPase (with CbiNQ forms the ABC transporter for cobalt import; Bacillus spp. have two adjacent copies of this gene) is translated as MGIDLQEVSYTYQAGTPFEGRALFGVDLEIVDGSYTALIGHTGSGKSTILQLLNGLNVPTEGRVVIDDVVITATSENKDIKQVRKKVGLVFQFPESQVFDETVLKDVAFGPQNFGVSQEEAETIAREKLALVGIDESLFERSPFELSGGQMRRVAIAGILAMEPSILVLDEPTAGLDPAGRQELMDIFKKLHESGMTIVLVTHLMDDVANYADFVYIMEKGKLVRSGKPVDIFQEVDFLESIQLGVPKITKFAANLERRGFVFERLPITIEEFTGMVTHG
- a CDS encoding energy-coupling factor transporter ATPase (with CbiNQ forms the ABC transporter for cobalt import; Staphylococcus has two adjacent copies of this gene): MMNIIEVKNLKYKYNQEDEQYTLNDVSFHVKQGEWLSIIGHNGSGKSTTVRLIDGLLEAESGDIYIDGDALTIDNVWDKRRLIGMVFQNPDNQFVGATVEDDVAFGLENQGIPLEEMRSRVDEALELVGMTDFKTREPARLSGGQKQRVAIAGVVALRPKIIILDEATSMLDPEGRLDLIKIVREIKERHGMTVISITHDLDEVALSDRVIVMKNGQVESISTPNELFMREDLVDLDLDRPFTTELASSLRQTGLDLPLRYFTEEELEETLWELISKK